The sequence GGAGGTGGTGCGGGCCCTCAAGAGGAAGGCGGAAGGCCTCCGCCTGGCCAGGCTCCACCCCGCCGCCGCCCTCACCCTGGGCCAGGAGGGGAAGGAGCTCACGGAGGTGGGCCCCCTTAAGGAGGCGGGGGCCGTCCTCCTCACCGACGACGGGCGGACCAACGAGGACGCGGGGGTCTTGGCGGCAGGGCTTCTCATGGCCTCGCCCCTGGGCCTCCCCGTGGCGGTCCACGCCGAGGACCCAAGCCTAAGGCGCCACGGGGTGATGAACGACGGGGCCCTGGCCGATCTCCTGGGCCTTCCCGGGAACCCCCCGGAGGCCGAGGCCGCGCGGATCGCCCGGGACCTCGAGGTCCTCCGCTACGCCCGAAGGCGGAGCCAGGCCACGCCCAGGCTCCACGTCCAGCACCTCTCCACCCGGCGGGGCCTGGAGCTTGTACGGGAGGCCAAGCGGGCGGGCCTTCCCGTGACCGCCGAGGCCACCCCTCACCACCTCAGCCTCACCGAGGAGGCCCTAAAGGGCTTTGACCCCCTCTTCAAGGTGGCCCCGCCCCTCCGCACGGAAGAGGACCGGGAGGCCCTCCTAGAAGGGCTCTTGGACGGCACCCTGGACGCCATCGCCACCGACCACGCCCCCCACACCCTGGCGGAGAAGG is a genomic window of Thermus islandicus DSM 21543 containing:
- a CDS encoding dihydroorotase encodes the protein MILIRNVRLVDAMGERGPLDVLIGEGRILSLEGGEAQRVVDGTGCFLAPGFLDLHAHLREPGEEVKEDLASGLLAAVRGGYTDVVSMPNTKPAVDAPEVVRALKRKAEGLRLARLHPAAALTLGQEGKELTEVGPLKEAGAVLLTDDGRTNEDAGVLAAGLLMASPLGLPVAVHAEDPSLRRHGVMNDGALADLLGLPGNPPEAEAARIARDLEVLRYARRRSQATPRLHVQHLSTRRGLELVREAKRAGLPVTAEATPHHLSLTEEALKGFDPLFKVAPPLRTEEDREALLEGLLDGTLDAIATDHAPHTLAEKEGDLLRAPFGIPSLEVAFPLLYTELHLKRGFPLPRLVALFTDGPRRVLGLPPLHLEEGAEASLVLLCPKERPVDPTAFASKAKYSPWAGWVLGGWPVLTLVEGRIVHEALE